The following proteins come from a genomic window of Sardina pilchardus chromosome 13, fSarPil1.1, whole genome shotgun sequence:
- the gucy2f gene encoding retinal guanylyl cyclase 2: MNTTCLIFKVGVLGPWNCDPVHSKSLPSVAAKLAVGRINDDFTLDLGCKLDFMVLQEPCETSKALTTFVNYEQLVDAFVGPANPGYCNAASLLAKNWNKAIFSWACINYELDRIQGYPTFARTLPSPTRVLFTVLKYFRWANIGIVSSDEDIWIDTAGKVANSLRSQGLPVGIVASVGSNATEIENTLRDIQKAGEIKVIIMCMHTVLMGGAKQKAFLLKAHDMGLTRGKYVFVPYDALLYSLPYSNISYVTLHNDTKLQQAYDAVLTITVASESMSFSDAFNMAKRSGEITVPHEPEQVSPLFGTIYNGLYLIAKAIHNSRRAGQWLSGSNLAYFTRNTTFQGFNQNIRIDSQGESQTNYVILDTDGWGSKLYRCYLVDLSMGTLRFAGKSIHFPGGSPPSSDSSCWFDPEAVCTGGVEIVYVIIVLVVILVLALGALGLTLVIRWRIQQIQLVKGPNRILLTLEDLTFIDPQLSKQKITLEDLTDSKSVIDDKSAKSADPFHSENSTGTAMHETSNVAVYEGDWVWMKKFKDGHFKEVKQSTTKIFTKMKDLRNENVNPFLGFFIDCDMFAVVTEHCSRGSLHDLLRNDDVKLDWMFKSSLLLDLIKGIKYLHHRDFPHGRLKSKNCVVDGRFVLKITDYGYNELLDNQKAPKEIPPAGELFWTAPELLRDLEHSRKGTCKGDVYSFAIILQEVVVRGAPYCMLGLSAEEIIRKVRKPPPMCRPTVAPDQAPLECIQLMKQCWSEHPERRPTFDEVFDQFKLINKGKKTNIIDSMLRMLEQYSSNLEELIRERTEELEVEKQRTEKLLSEMLPPSVAEALKTGATVEPEYFDQVTIYFSDIVGFTTISSLSDPIEVVDLLNDLYSLFDAVLSNHDVYKVETIGDAYMVASGLPKRNGNKHAEEVANMSLNILSAVGTFKMRHMPEVPVRIRIGIHSGPCVAGVVGLTMPRYCLFGDTVNTASRMESTGLPYRIHVNQSTVKILRSLNEGYKIELRGKTELKGKGIEETYWLVGQSGFTKPLPKPPEIKPGENNHGLNPEDIAAYKKRKAEKKLADSQNQKQGETTGKTW, translated from the exons ATGAATACCACG TGTTTAATTTTCAAAGTGGGAGTTCTTGGGCCTTGGAATTGTGATCCAGTACACTCCAAATCCCTGCCCTCGGTTGCAGCAAAATTGGCCGTTGGCAGGATAAATGACGATTTCACCTTGGATCTGGGATGTAAACTGGATTTTATGGTTCTTCAAGAGCCCTGCGAAACGTCGAAAGCACTGACAACATTTGTGAACTACGAGCAACTCGTCGATGCTTTCGTGGGACCAGCAAATCCTGGTTACTGCAACGCTGCTTCACTTTTGGCTAAGAACTGGAACAAGGCCATTTTCTCCTGGGCTTGCATCAATTATGAATTGGACAGGATCCAAGGATATCCAACTTTTGCAAGGACTTTACCGTCTCCAACGCGAGTGCTTTTTACAGTGCTAAAGTACTTCAGGTGGGCCAATATTGGCATAGTGTCCTCCGATGAGGATATATGGATAGACACGGCTGGCAAGGTGGCTAATTCTCTGAGGAGTCAAGGGCTCCCCGTTGGCATAGTGGCGTCCGTGGGGAGCAATGCAACAGAGATTGAGAACACTCTACGGGACATTCAGAAGGCAGGGGAAATAAAAG TCATCatcatgtgcatgcacacggtCCTGATGGGTGGGGCGAAGCAGAAAGCGTTCCTGCTGAAGGCCCACGACATGGGCTTGACGCGCGGGAAGTATGTCTTTGTGCCTTATGACGCCCTCCTGTACAGCCTGCCCTACAGCAACATCTCCTACGTCACGCTGCACAACGACACCAAGCTCCAGCAGGCCTACGACGCCGTGCTGACCATCACCGTGGCCTCAGAGTCCATGTCCTTCAGCGACGCGTTCAACATGGCCAAGAGATCTGGCGAGATCACGGTCCCCCATGAGCCGGAGCAG GTGTCACCTCTATTTGGAACCATCTACAACGGTCTGTACCTTATTGCCAAAGCCATACACAACTCCAGGAGGGCAGGCCAGTGGCTCAGTGGCTCCAACTTGGCGTACTTCACTCGAAACACGACTTTCCAAGGCTTCAACCAGAACATACGAATAGACAGCCAAGGAGAGAGCCAGACCAATTATGTGATTTTAGACACTGATGGCTGGGGAAGTAAGTTGTACAGGTGCTATCTGGTGGATCTCAGCATGGGCACACTGCGCTTTGCTGGGAAGTCCATCCACTTCCCAGGAGGATCTCCTCCCTCATCAGACTCCAGCTGCTGGTTTGACCCAGAGGCAGTCTGCACTGGAG GTGTGGAGATCGTCTACGTCATCATTGTGCTTGTTGTCATTTTGGTACTGGCACTGGGAGCCCTTGGCCTAACACTTGTCATAAG GTGGAGGATACAGCAGATCCAGTTGGTGAAAGGGCCCAACAGGATCTTGTTGACTCTGGAGGACCTAACCTTCATCGACCCTCAGCTAAGCAAGCAG AAAATCACTTTGGAAGATCTCACTGATTCAAAGAGTGTTATAGATGACAAGAGTGCAAAGTCAGCTGACCCATTTCACTCTGAAAATAGTACGGGAACAGCTATGCACGAGACATCAAACGTAGCAGTCTATGAG GGTGACTGGGTGTGGATGAAGAAGTTTAAAGATGGGCATTTTAAAGAAGTGAAACAGAGTACAACCAAGATCTTCACAAAA aTGAAGGACCTGAGAAATGAGAATGTCAACCCATTCCTGGGCTTCTTCATAGACTGTGACATGTTTGCTGTAGTGACAGAGCACTGCTCTCGTGGAAGTCTACATGACCTTTTAAGGAATGATGATGTCAAGCTGGACTGGATGTTCAAGTCTTCACTGTTGCTAGATCTCATAAAG GGCATTAAATACCTTCATCACAGAGACTTTCCCCATGGGAGGCTAAAGTCTAAAAACTGTGTGGTTGATGGCCGCTTTGTCCTAAAGATAACAGACTATGGTTACAATGAGCTTCTAGACAACCAGAAAGCCCCCAAAGAGATCCCTCCAGCAGGAG AATTGTTTTGGACAGCCCCCGAACTCCTCAGAGATTTAGAGCATTCACGAAAAGGGACTTGCAAAGGGGATGTTTACAGTTTCGCTATCATCCTTCAAGAGGTTGTGGTACGAGGAGCTCCGTATTGCATGCTGGGATTGTCTGCAGAAG AGATCATCCGTAAGGTGCGGAAGCCTCCCCCCATGTGCAGGCCCACGGTGGCCCCAGACCAGGCCCCACTGGAGTGCATCCAGCTCATGAAGCAGTGCTGGAGCGAGCACCCCGAGCGCCGGCCCACCTTTGATGAGGTCTTTGACCAG TTCAAGCTCATCAACAAGGGCAAGAAGACCAACATCATTGACTCCATGCTGCGCATGCTGGAGCAGTACTCGTCCAACCTGGAGGAGCTGATCCGGGAGCGCAcggaggagctggaggtggagaAGCAGAGGACAGAGAAGCTCCTCTCCGAGATGCTGCCGCC GTCCGTGGCAGAGGCACTAAAGACAGGTGCAACTGTGGAGCCCGAGTACTTTGACCAGGTGACCATCTACTTCAGTGACATTGTGGGCTTcaccaccatctcctctctcagtgATCCCATTGAAGTGGTGGACCTGTTAAATGACCTCTACTCACTCTTTGACGCTGTGCTGAGCAACCATGATGTGTACAAG GTGGAAACCATTGGTGATGCCTACATGGTAGCATCAGGTCTGCCCAAGCGGAATGGCAACAAGCATGCAGAAGAGGTGGCCAACATGTCCCTGAACATCCTGAGCGCTGTGGGCACCTTTAAGATGAGACACATGCCAGAGGTGCCTGTCAGGATACGCATTGGCATCCACTCAG ggccgTGTGTTGCTGGGGTGGTGGGGCTGACCATGCCTCGATACTGTCTCTTTGGAGACACAGTCAACACTGCCTCTCGAATGGAATCCACAGGACTGC CTTATAGAATTCATGTGAACCAGAGCACTGTGAAGATCCTGCGCTCCTTGAATGAGGGCTATAAGATTGAACTCAGGGGGAAGACTGAACTGAAG GGTAAAGGTATTGAGGAGACATACTGGCTTGTGGGCCAATCTGGCTTTACAAAGCCTCTGCCAAAGCCACCCGAGATCAAACCAGG GGAAAATAATCATGGTCTGAATCCTGAAGACATTGCTGCGTACAAGAAAAGGAAAGCAGAGAAAAAACTAGCAGATTCCCAAAATCAAAAGCAAGGAG AGACAACTGGCAAGACATGGTGA
- the serpinh1b gene encoding serpin H1b, producing MWLTNAVAFLLLTLAASAEEPKLSSHATTLADNSANLAFNLYHNVAKEKDLENILISPVVVASSLGMVALGGKASTASQAKSVLSANKLKDEQLHSGLSELLSEVSDSAKRNVTWKISNRLYGPSSVSFADDYVKKSKKHYNLDHSKINFRDKRSAVQSINEWASKSTDGKLPEVTKDVQNTDGAMLINAMFFKPHWNEKFHHKMVDDRVFLVSRSHTVAVPMMHRTGLYDFHEDTENRLFVLSMPLAHKKSIMLFIMPYHVEPLERIEKMLTRKQLDTWMSKMEEKAVAISLPKVSIEVSHNLQKHLGELGLTEAVDKSKADLSNISGKKDLYLSNVFHASSLEWDTEGNPFDPSIFGNEKLKNPKLFYADHPFIFVVKDNKTNSILFIGRLVKPKGDKMRDEL from the exons ATGTGGCTGACGAATGCTGTAGCCTTTCTCCTCCTGACTCTGGCCGCCTCTGCTGAGGAGCCGAAGCTCAGCAGCCATGCCACCACGCTGGCAGACAACAGCGCCAACCTGGCCTTCAACCTCTACCACAACGTGGCCAAGGAGAAGGACCTGGAGAACATCCTGATCTCCCCTGTGGTGGTGGCCTCCTCTCTGGGCATGGTGGCCCTCGGGGGCAAGGCCTCCACCGCCTCTCAGGCCAAGAGCGTGCTGAGCGCCAACAAGCTGAAGGACGAGCAACTCCACAGTGGCCTGTCCGAGCTCCTGTCAGAGGTGAGCGACTCTGCTAAGCGCAACGTCACCTGGAAGATCAGCAACAGGCTATACGGCCCCAGCTCTGTCTCATTTGCTGATGACTACGTGAAGAAGAGCAAGAAGCACTACAACCTGGACCACTCCAAAATCAACTTCCGTGACAAGCGGAGTGCTGTCCAATCCATAAATGAGTGGGCCTCCAAGTCCACCGATGGCAAATTGCCAGAGGTCACAAAAGATGTGCAGAACACAGATGGAGCCATGCTCATCAATGCCATGTTCTTCAAGC CTCATTGGAACGAGAAGTTCCATCACAAGATGGTCGACGACCGGGTCTTTTTGGTGAGCCGCTCACACACCGTGGCTGTTCCCATGATGCACCGCACAG GCCTGTACGACTTCCACGAGGACACAGAGAACAGGCTGTTTGTGCTGAGCATGCCGCTGGCCCATAAGAAGTCCATCATGCTCTTCATCATGCCCTACCACGTGGAGCCTCTGGAGAGGATTGAGAAGATGCTGACCCGCAAGCAGCTGGACACCTGGATGAgcaagatggaggagaaggcagTCGCCATCTCTCTGCCCAAAGTCAGCATCGAGGTCAGCCATAACCTTCAG AAACATCTTGGTGAACTGGGCTTGACCGAGGCTGTGGACAAGAGCAAAGCTGACCTGTCCAACATCTCTGGAAAGAAAGACCTCTACCTCTCCAATGTCTTTCATGCTTCCTCTCTGGAGTGGGACACAGAGGGCAACCCTTTCGACCCCAGCATCTTTGGTAACGAGAAGCTCAAGAATCCCAAGCTGTTCTACGCCGACCATCCCTTCATCTTCGTGGTGAAGGACAACAAGACCAACTCCATCCTCTTCATTGGTCGCCTGGTGAAGCCCAAGGGGGATAAAATGCGTGATGAGTTGTGA